The Paucidesulfovibrio gracilis DSM 16080 genome window below encodes:
- a CDS encoding pyridoxal phosphate-dependent aminotransferase, producing the protein MPIRQSQRCDLVKQSDIRSMTLACAAVDGINLAQGVCDLDVPEPVLHGAEQAMRQGKNVYTRFDGLPEFRQAIARHQRRFQGLDLDPESNIVVSVGATGAFQATCAAMFDPGDEILLFEPFYGYHVNTLRSMDLTPTFVSLRQPDWSFTDDDLDAAASPKLRGVVLNTPLNPCGKVFTQEELERVARFCRKHDLMLLSDEIYEHFVYDGHRHISPATLPGMEERVVSISGVSKVFAVTGWRLGWAVCHSRWHEPIGHFNDLYYVCPPAPLQMGAANGLDQLGDDYYQELAEDHRRKRDRFCLALTRAGLKPHVPDGAYYALARIDHLPGRDSHERAMHLLRETGVACVPGRAFWNDPLGQGLARFCFAKRWPELEEACRRLEHFA; encoded by the coding sequence ATGCCGATCAGGCAAAGCCAACGTTGCGATCTTGTGAAACAATCCGATATTCGAAGCATGACCCTGGCCTGCGCTGCCGTGGACGGCATCAACCTGGCCCAGGGCGTCTGCGATCTGGACGTGCCGGAGCCGGTGCTCCACGGAGCCGAGCAGGCCATGCGCCAGGGCAAAAACGTCTACACACGCTTTGACGGTCTGCCCGAATTCCGCCAGGCCATCGCCCGGCACCAGCGCCGCTTCCAAGGGCTGGACCTGGATCCGGAATCCAACATCGTGGTCAGCGTGGGAGCCACCGGCGCGTTCCAGGCCACCTGTGCGGCCATGTTTGATCCGGGCGACGAAATCCTGCTTTTCGAACCCTTTTACGGATATCATGTGAACACCCTGCGGTCCATGGACCTCACGCCCACATTCGTTTCCCTGCGGCAGCCGGACTGGAGCTTCACGGACGACGATCTGGACGCGGCCGCCTCGCCCAAACTGCGCGGCGTGGTGCTGAACACCCCGCTGAACCCCTGCGGCAAGGTCTTTACCCAGGAGGAACTGGAGCGCGTGGCCCGCTTTTGCCGGAAACACGACCTCATGCTCCTGTCCGATGAAATCTATGAACACTTCGTCTACGACGGGCACAGGCACATCTCCCCGGCGACCCTGCCCGGCATGGAAGAACGCGTGGTGTCCATCTCCGGCGTATCCAAAGTCTTCGCGGTCACGGGCTGGCGGTTGGGCTGGGCCGTGTGCCATTCCCGCTGGCATGAACCCATCGGCCACTTCAACGACCTTTATTACGTCTGCCCGCCCGCGCCGTTGCAAATGGGCGCGGCCAACGGACTCGATCAGCTCGGCGACGACTATTACCAAGAACTGGCCGAGGACCACCGCCGCAAACGGGACCGCTTTTGCCTGGCTCTGACCCGGGCCGGACTCAAGCCCCATGTTCCCGACGGCGCGTACTACGCCCTGGCACGCATCGACCATCTGCCCGGCCGCGACAGCCACGAACGCGCCATGCACCTGCTTCGGGAAACCGGCGTGGCCTGCGTCCCCGGACGCGCTTTTTGGAACGACCCACTGGGCCAGGGCTTGGCCCGGTTCTGTTTCGCCAAACGCTGGCCCGAACTGGAAGAGGCCTGCCGACGACTGGAGCATTTCGCATGA
- a CDS encoding class I SAM-dependent methyltransferase: MSEDPPRTDEYQGCARLYDPLLNPLLDRPRRHVAALVEHCLRPFAKSEGPPPPVLDLCCGTGRQAVFLLERGLRVHGLDLSPAMLRTAQRTTSPRINYVHGNAAATGYADRSFGCVCVSLALHEKPPHTREEILEESMRLLLPGGSLVLLDYRWPESAAGRGAMRLASLVERLAGAEHFANYRQFLAGGGIRALLGASRLPFRRVQTFFHGSMGLYRVFTHGCEEA; this comes from the coding sequence ATGAGCGAGGATCCCCCCCGAACCGACGAATACCAGGGATGCGCACGGTTATATGACCCTCTGCTCAATCCCCTGCTGGACCGGCCGCGCCGTCACGTGGCCGCGCTGGTGGAGCACTGTCTGCGCCCCTTTGCCAAAAGCGAGGGACCGCCCCCGCCGGTGCTGGACCTCTGCTGCGGCACGGGTCGGCAGGCCGTGTTCCTCCTGGAGCGCGGGTTGCGGGTCCACGGCCTGGATCTCTCCCCGGCCATGCTCCGCACCGCCCAGCGCACCACCTCGCCGCGAATCAACTATGTGCACGGCAACGCCGCCGCCACCGGCTACGCGGACAGGAGCTTCGGCTGCGTGTGCGTCTCCCTGGCCCTGCATGAAAAACCGCCGCACACGCGGGAAGAAATACTGGAGGAATCCATGCGGCTGCTGCTGCCGGGCGGTTCCCTGGTGCTGCTGGACTATCGCTGGCCGGAGTCCGCTGCCGGACGCGGGGCCATGCGCCTTGCTTCGCTGGTGGAACGCCTGGCCGGTGCCGAACACTTCGCCAACTACCGGCAGTTCCTGGCCGGAGGCGGCATTCGCGCCCTGCTGGGAGCCTCGCGCCTGCCCTTCCGACGCGTCCAGACATTTTTTCATGGCAGTATGGGATTATACAGGGTCTTCACTCACGGCTGTGAGGAAGCATAA
- a CDS encoding SpoIIE family protein phosphatase, protein MPIRWKYFLALLFLSLVPLLTAGWIMQRGTQRLERTVSDVAGREVTRMVTAQLEQDAENASKSVLRGTAALTFALRSLAVETESLLARPFVRAPKVYFGPDFDHPPSEPPDLVEDRRYTRRTLDGVEPMRVSFSHPVFLKAAGLSERRIGPDVARLARLTPLCRDVFQFSGYAAHRLYVALESGVSMAYPGFGGYPRGLDLRESAWYARARESGKAEWSGLLYSRNTGRVLLALNRPLYGPEGHFAGVAGIEAPVSWFLQEARLASQWSEEMRSFLVSARIDPRRKTLGLQIMAERHISRDAESAGTAVDYRWMRPVDDPEFTGLVERIRNGGSGSMEMEYEGRPSIWAFAPVEGNTAFLLVVPKTVAMNVPARLRKDVAAHAAAQRSTALLAALAVLAGAALLAYVGAKRASDMVMLMVGAWQRLAGGDYTARLDMRTRDERDLLVQAFNETVPKLEDHVRLSRSMALAREVQQNLVPREPPRIPGLDVAGTVVFCDETGGDYYDAFVLPGDDGKRLTVAVGDVSGHGAAPALLMATVRAMLRAASEARRGLARRVALVNRRLYEDVAPSGRFMTLFCAEFDMARNVIRWVRAGHEPAWLYDPWTGEFEELRGEGLSLGFLEETEFEEQERGFDRRGQFALLATDGIWESVNAEGEPFGRARMLDVVRRHADSDAAGIVQAVLDALDRFRGGKACEDDVTLAVIKRK, encoded by the coding sequence GTGCCGATCCGTTGGAAGTATTTTCTCGCGTTGCTGTTTCTCAGCCTGGTTCCCTTGCTCACGGCGGGCTGGATCATGCAGCGCGGCACCCAACGCCTGGAGCGCACGGTCTCGGACGTTGCGGGCCGGGAAGTGACCCGCATGGTTACGGCCCAGTTGGAACAGGACGCGGAAAACGCCTCCAAGTCCGTACTGCGAGGCACTGCGGCGCTGACCTTTGCCTTGCGGTCCCTGGCCGTGGAAACGGAATCCCTGCTGGCCCGCCCCTTTGTGCGTGCTCCCAAGGTCTATTTCGGTCCGGACTTCGACCACCCGCCCAGCGAGCCGCCGGATCTTGTCGAGGATCGGCGCTATACCCGTCGAACCCTGGACGGCGTGGAACCCATGCGCGTGAGCTTTTCCCATCCCGTGTTTCTCAAGGCTGCAGGCCTGTCCGAACGGCGCATCGGACCTGACGTGGCCCGTCTGGCCCGGCTGACGCCCCTTTGCCGTGATGTTTTCCAGTTTTCCGGGTACGCGGCCCATCGACTCTACGTGGCTCTGGAAAGCGGGGTAAGCATGGCCTATCCCGGATTCGGCGGCTATCCCCGCGGATTGGATCTGCGGGAGTCGGCCTGGTACGCCCGGGCCAGGGAATCCGGCAAGGCGGAGTGGTCCGGCCTGCTCTACAGCCGTAATACGGGCCGGGTGCTTTTGGCCCTGAACCGTCCTTTGTATGGTCCGGAAGGTCACTTTGCCGGGGTCGCGGGCATAGAGGCGCCGGTAAGCTGGTTCCTGCAGGAGGCCCGGCTCGCCTCGCAATGGTCCGAGGAGATGCGGTCCTTTCTTGTGAGCGCGCGCATTGATCCGCGCCGCAAGACCCTGGGGCTGCAAATCATGGCGGAACGGCATATTTCCCGCGACGCGGAGTCTGCGGGGACCGCCGTGGACTATCGCTGGATGCGTCCGGTGGACGACCCGGAGTTTACGGGGCTGGTGGAGCGGATCCGCAACGGCGGTTCCGGCAGCATGGAAATGGAGTACGAGGGCCGACCTTCCATCTGGGCCTTTGCTCCGGTGGAGGGCAACACCGCCTTCCTGTTGGTGGTCCCCAAAACCGTGGCCATGAACGTCCCGGCGCGACTGCGCAAGGATGTGGCCGCCCATGCCGCGGCCCAGCGGAGCACCGCCCTGCTGGCGGCCCTGGCCGTGCTGGCGGGGGCTGCGCTGCTCGCCTATGTGGGGGCCAAGCGCGCTTCGGATATGGTCATGCTCATGGTGGGCGCGTGGCAGCGGCTGGCCGGCGGGGACTACACCGCGCGTCTGGACATGCGCACCCGGGACGAGCGGGATCTTTTGGTACAGGCGTTTAATGAGACCGTACCCAAGCTGGAGGATCATGTGCGTCTGAGCCGGTCCATGGCCCTGGCCCGGGAGGTGCAACAGAATCTGGTCCCGCGGGAGCCGCCCCGGATTCCCGGCCTGGACGTGGCCGGAACCGTGGTGTTTTGTGACGAAACCGGCGGGGATTACTATGACGCGTTCGTTCTGCCCGGTGATGACGGCAAACGCCTGACCGTGGCCGTGGGCGACGTGTCCGGACACGGAGCAGCTCCGGCCTTGCTCATGGCCACGGTGCGCGCCATGCTGCGGGCCGCTTCCGAGGCGCGGCGCGGGCTGGCCCGGCGTGTGGCCCTGGTGAACCGGCGTCTCTATGAGGATGTGGCTCCCTCCGGGCGGTTCATGACCCTGTTTTGCGCGGAATTCGACATGGCCCGGAATGTGATCCGCTGGGTGCGTGCCGGACACGAACCCGCCTGGCTCTATGATCCCTGGACCGGGGAATTCGAGGAGCTGCGCGGCGAGGGACTCAGCCTTGGATTTTTGGAGGAAACCGAGTTCGAGGAACAGGAACGGGGCTTTGACCGTCGCGGCCAGTTCGCGTTGCTGGCCACGGACGGCATTTGGGAATCCGTGAACGCCGAAGGGGAACCCTTTGGCCGCGCCCGCATGCTGGACGTGGTGCGTCGCCACGCCGACAGTGACGCCGCCGGAATCGTACAGGCCGTGCTGGATGCCCTGGATCGCTTTCGGGGGGGCAAGGCCTGCGAGGACGACGTGACCCTGGCCGTAATCAAACGCAAGTGA
- a CDS encoding substrate-binding periplasmic protein, translating to MFRHKTWLIFMAWLLALVMLPAPCSASGEDRLLLVTESGPPFNFLTQQGPAGYSVDIVRELLRRTEMHGEFHFLPWARAYNTALTQPDTLLFTISHTPERHDLFQWVGPVMYISWALYAKPESNLHIHDMDDARMLSGISVYRSDVREQYLRDLGFVNLHVSPAFSNSVQMMLGGRVPAVIADEMGIRHQLKRLGQPRSSVERVFIFKTMKLFLAFSKTTDPDIVARWRRAFEAMRRDGTLARIHARWDMPANTLQRLLALPEGP from the coding sequence ATGTTTCGGCACAAGACATGGCTTATCTTCATGGCATGGCTTCTCGCCCTGGTCATGCTCCCTGCACCCTGTTCCGCATCAGGCGAAGACAGGTTGCTGCTCGTCACGGAAAGCGGTCCGCCCTTTAATTTCCTGACCCAGCAGGGACCGGCCGGGTATTCGGTGGACATCGTGCGCGAACTGCTGCGCCGCACCGAAATGCATGGAGAGTTCCATTTTCTGCCCTGGGCCAGGGCGTACAACACGGCCCTGACCCAACCCGACACGCTGCTGTTCACCATCAGCCACACTCCGGAACGGCACGACCTGTTCCAATGGGTGGGACCGGTGATGTATATTTCCTGGGCGCTCTATGCCAAGCCGGAATCCAACCTGCACATACACGACATGGACGACGCCCGCATGCTCAGCGGCATCAGCGTATACCGCTCGGACGTGCGCGAACAATATCTCCGCGACCTGGGATTCGTAAATCTGCACGTTTCCCCGGCCTTTTCCAACAGTGTGCAAATGATGCTCGGCGGTCGCGTTCCAGCGGTCATTGCCGATGAAATGGGCATTCGTCATCAACTAAAGCGCCTGGGCCAGCCCCGAAGCAGCGTGGAGCGCGTGTTCATCTTCAAAACCATGAAGCTCTTCCTGGCCTTTTCCAAGACCACCGATCCCGATATTGTGGCGCGCTGGCGTCGCGCCTTTGAAGCCATGCGCCGCGACGGCACCCTGGCGCGCATCCATGCCCGCTGGGACATGCCCGCGAATACGCTGCAACGCCTGCTTGCGCTTCCTGAAGGGCCATAA
- a CDS encoding sensor histidine kinase, whose product MIQSSKRSLSRNLTISLVAAVVILVAALFGIQHWNLARRANAELEIKADNYADELAEILAIPMWTLDTANVRHVGQVYERNDLFSRLRIADSRGETLYLYEAEDRTAEEIHRTRSITFEGHVIGHLDMALSLASSQKTARQLLYATSMNIAATALALFVATGILLRVFLRRPLTELEQAMDHVARGDFSKSISGPRYAELERIMDSFQKMSATIRAREESLRRVNEALSVSEQRLNMAITAANDGLWDWELPHNQSYYSPRWYTMLGYEPDSMPPTLETWEKLIHPEDQPRVRAALDQHLKDGGEEFTSEFRMRSSDGGYRWVLTRGQVTERGPQGEPLRMTGTHQDITERKEAEAMREELINELEEKNAELERFTYTVSHDLKSPLITIKGFLGMLQTDLERGDKEHIEKDMGRIGQAADKMQQLLDELLELSRVGRLNNPPEEVNLGTLAGEAVELVAGQINELGVSVDIQPDLPTVRADRPRMLEVFQNLVDNATKFMGEQPDPHIEIGVRKENGEDVVFVKDNGIGIKKDYFHKVFGLFDQLDQGKGGTGIGLALVKRVIETHGGRIWVESEGLGHGATFFFTIKGMSG is encoded by the coding sequence ATGATCCAGAGCAGTAAACGGTCCCTTTCCAGAAACTTGACGATCAGCCTCGTGGCGGCGGTGGTCATCCTGGTGGCGGCACTGTTCGGCATCCAGCATTGGAACCTCGCACGTCGTGCCAACGCCGAACTGGAAATCAAGGCCGACAACTACGCCGACGAACTTGCGGAAATTCTTGCCATCCCCATGTGGACCCTGGATACCGCCAACGTGCGGCACGTGGGACAGGTTTACGAACGAAACGACCTCTTCTCCCGCCTGCGCATCGCGGATTCCCGCGGGGAAACACTCTACCTCTACGAAGCCGAAGACCGGACCGCCGAGGAAATTCACCGCACCCGCAGCATCACCTTTGAAGGACACGTCATCGGCCATCTGGACATGGCGCTCTCCCTGGCCAGCAGCCAAAAAACCGCGCGCCAGCTCCTCTATGCCACCTCCATGAACATCGCGGCCACGGCCCTGGCCCTGTTCGTGGCCACGGGCATCCTCTTGCGCGTCTTTCTCCGGCGGCCCTTGACGGAGCTGGAACAAGCCATGGACCATGTGGCCCGGGGCGACTTTTCCAAATCCATTTCCGGCCCGCGCTATGCCGAACTGGAACGCATCATGGACTCCTTTCAAAAAATGTCCGCCACCATCCGCGCACGCGAGGAATCCCTGCGCCGCGTCAACGAAGCCCTCTCCGTAAGCGAGCAGCGCTTGAACATGGCCATTACAGCGGCCAACGACGGCCTTTGGGACTGGGAATTGCCGCACAATCAATCCTACTATTCGCCGCGCTGGTACACCATGCTCGGCTATGAACCGGACTCCATGCCCCCGACTCTGGAAACCTGGGAAAAACTCATTCATCCCGAAGACCAGCCCCGGGTTCGTGCCGCCCTGGACCAACACCTCAAAGACGGGGGCGAGGAATTCACTTCGGAATTCCGCATGCGCAGCAGCGACGGCGGATACCGCTGGGTGCTCACGCGAGGGCAGGTCACGGAACGCGGTCCCCAGGGGGAGCCGCTCCGCATGACCGGCACGCACCAGGACATCACCGAGCGCAAGGAAGCCGAAGCCATGCGCGAGGAACTGATCAACGAACTGGAAGAAAAAAACGCCGAGTTGGAACGCTTCACCTACACCGTATCCCACGATCTCAAAAGCCCGCTCATCACCATCAAAGGCTTTCTGGGCATGTTGCAGACTGATCTGGAGCGCGGCGACAAGGAACACATTGAAAAAGACATGGGCCGCATCGGCCAGGCCGCGGACAAGATGCAGCAGTTGCTCGACGAACTGCTTGAACTTTCCCGCGTGGGCCGGCTCAACAACCCGCCCGAGGAAGTGAATCTCGGCACCCTCGCGGGCGAAGCCGTGGAGCTGGTGGCCGGACAAATCAACGAGCTGGGCGTTTCCGTGGACATTCAACCGGACCTGCCCACAGTGCGGGCGGACCGACCCCGGATGCTTGAGGTCTTCCAAAACCTCGTGGACAACGCCACTAAATTCATGGGCGAACAGCCCGATCCCCACATCGAAATCGGCGTCCGCAAGGAAAACGGAGAGGATGTCGTGTTTGTCAAAGACAACGGCATCGGCATCAAAAAGGATTACTTCCACAAAGTCTTCGGACTCTTCGACCAACTGGACCAGGGCAAGGGCGGCACCGGCATCGGACTGGCCCTGGTCAAACGCGTCATAGAAACCCACGGCGGACGCATCTGGGTGGAGTCCGAAGGTCTGGGCCACGGCGCCACGTTCTTCTTCACCATCAAGGGGATGTCCGGTTGA
- a CDS encoding STAS domain-containing protein — MEFTVLEDTDGLRRVVLSGRMDAAGIKEIETAFNEAVGQSPHSVVADMGDVAFMASMGMGLLLRNARELAAQEKRLVLYRPQELVEEVMQIAGLQRLIPIEHDPDQAAARAKEA; from the coding sequence ATGGAATTCACGGTCTTGGAAGACACGGACGGTCTGCGCCGCGTTGTGCTTTCCGGTCGCATGGACGCGGCGGGCATCAAGGAAATTGAAACCGCCTTTAACGAGGCGGTGGGGCAATCCCCCCATTCCGTGGTCGCGGACATGGGCGACGTGGCGTTCATGGCCTCCATGGGCATGGGCCTGCTCCTGCGCAACGCCCGGGAACTGGCCGCGCAGGAAAAGCGTCTTGTCCTGTACCGCCCCCAGGAACTGGTGGAGGAAGTCATGCAGATCGCGGGATTGCAGCGGCTCATTCCCATTGAGCACGACCCGGACCAAGCCGCGGCTCGCGCCAAGGAAGCCTGA
- a CDS encoding ATP-binding cassette domain-containing protein encodes MLRPVTLRRSHRQRTQEHFEDSLAAQVLKLLALVAQAGPEVSARRRSFIDSFYGHLYPSDVVRHFREQFESFLSRSLDLGAVCRALDERLSYQEKVYCLIIVYEFIIADKAESVERRLARAMSKLLRISEWDVRFVESHFGLAEPDPEALHRSGIIALRVTGDLETADVYLPFPGLDVLIYKIRNLYCITKKCDGHEVVVDNYELHKNISTRVSHNYRILFDDYSLKHHDLKAYFENKVNPLNVDRWVTQDDLEPAYADAPGENDVLRLEFRGARIRLVLMDPYAVVNVNDQLVQDAVQVNLDDDIFVNGFRMNLRELFYSLNARRDLALDDGREEYRLTNSVRGDLFIHDDLSERWTSVFRMDRARRRLRFDPRDCPYQIYLNNRPCQGQVDLRHGDTLFVHGNYLTLDTEQEQLRKAAFSFNKFSADRIHHVFEDGTVGLDEVSLDIEYGELVAIMGPSGSGKSTLLRVMSGFETPTSGQVRIDEYDLHSEYGMLKHHLGYVPQEDLLLSNLTVYENLYYYAKLRFPDKSEEELDAKIQMVLTDISLTERRDLRVGDVTDKTLSGGERKRLNIGLELLTDADIYMLDEPTSGLSSKDSEKIVELLANITLRGKIVVCVIHQPSSRIYKNFNKVVLLDHGGKLAYYGTTYAALEYFKRHMERDARKGRIVVECPRCKTVQPGILLDSLEESLRDIDGSVLGKRKYSPDYWKQEYESTAIDAWLSSIQLPSSDILPPKPAIGLRERLVQFQTLLSRNYRSKVRDRSNLLITFLEAPLLGAGVGFILRYTPAGDYSLYTNDLFGIFLFVAVIVTLFLSMTNSVDEIIGDSSLFMRERMLDMTSRTYLGAKLLVLLPFAVVQNALFVALGFYILEVHELTLAYILYLSLLSYAGLSAGLFISSLPRLSSRAAQNIVPLMLVPQIILGGALIEYEKMNKSLTIVENSPIPEICQLMPSRWAYEGLMVLQENNNSYHARHQELSDQLRELKINLRNAEGTPEQAVLEPRKDRLEDALESFRASHKYRYGNKNIHDAVTLGEKRFEEIVREHMDMDPQRAETGVEGAMRDWNLPYPMFVPWKILPLVNVKGSTTLYNALVLLAMGLIMNVLTLAALNWREQMLRMGRRAKSVAKKVRPQQLKL; translated from the coding sequence ATGCTCCGGCCAGTCACCTTACGCCGCTCCCACCGACAGCGCACCCAGGAACACTTCGAGGACAGCCTCGCGGCCCAGGTACTCAAACTCCTGGCCCTCGTAGCTCAGGCCGGTCCGGAGGTCTCAGCCCGCCGCCGGTCCTTCATCGACAGCTTTTACGGCCACCTCTACCCTTCCGATGTGGTCCGCCATTTTCGCGAACAGTTCGAATCCTTCCTCTCCCGCAGCCTGGACCTGGGCGCGGTCTGCCGCGCCTTGGACGAACGCCTCTCCTACCAGGAAAAGGTCTACTGCCTGATCATCGTCTATGAATTCATCATCGCGGACAAGGCCGAAAGCGTGGAACGGCGGCTGGCCCGGGCCATGTCCAAACTCCTGCGTATTTCCGAGTGGGACGTGCGCTTCGTGGAATCCCACTTCGGCCTGGCCGAACCCGACCCCGAAGCCCTGCACCGCTCCGGCATCATCGCCCTGCGCGTCACGGGGGATCTGGAAACCGCGGACGTGTATCTGCCCTTTCCCGGGCTGGACGTACTCATCTACAAAATCCGCAATCTCTACTGCATCACCAAAAAATGCGATGGCCACGAAGTTGTGGTGGACAACTACGAACTGCACAAAAACATCTCCACCCGCGTCTCCCACAACTACCGCATCCTCTTTGACGATTACTCCCTCAAGCACCACGACCTGAAGGCTTACTTCGAAAACAAGGTCAACCCACTGAACGTGGACCGCTGGGTCACCCAGGACGATCTGGAACCAGCCTACGCGGACGCTCCCGGGGAGAACGACGTCCTGCGGCTGGAATTTCGCGGGGCGCGCATCCGGCTGGTACTCATGGACCCCTACGCCGTGGTCAACGTCAACGACCAACTCGTGCAGGACGCGGTGCAGGTCAACCTGGATGACGATATTTTCGTGAACGGCTTCCGCATGAACCTGCGGGAATTGTTCTACTCCCTGAACGCCCGGCGCGATCTGGCCCTGGACGACGGCCGCGAGGAATACCGCCTGACCAACTCGGTACGCGGCGACCTGTTCATCCACGACGACCTCTCCGAACGCTGGACCTCGGTCTTCCGCATGGACCGCGCCCGCCGTCGGCTCCGCTTCGACCCACGGGACTGCCCCTATCAAATCTACCTCAACAACCGGCCCTGCCAGGGGCAAGTGGACCTGCGCCACGGGGATACCCTCTTTGTCCACGGCAACTACCTGACACTGGACACGGAGCAGGAACAACTTCGCAAGGCCGCGTTCAGTTTCAACAAATTTTCAGCGGATCGCATCCACCACGTATTTGAAGACGGCACCGTGGGCCTGGACGAAGTCTCCCTGGATATCGAATACGGAGAACTCGTGGCCATCATGGGGCCGAGCGGCAGCGGCAAGTCCACCCTGCTGCGGGTCATGAGCGGCTTTGAAACACCCACCAGCGGCCAGGTCCGCATCGACGAATACGACCTGCACAGCGAATACGGCATGCTCAAGCACCACCTGGGCTACGTGCCCCAGGAGGATTTGCTGCTCTCCAACCTCACGGTCTACGAAAACCTCTACTACTACGCCAAACTGCGCTTTCCCGACAAAAGCGAAGAAGAACTGGACGCCAAAATTCAAATGGTGCTCACGGACATCAGCCTGACGGAACGCCGCGACCTGCGCGTGGGTGATGTCACGGACAAAACCCTGTCCGGCGGTGAACGTAAGCGCTTGAACATCGGCCTGGAACTGCTCACGGACGCGGACATCTACATGCTCGACGAACCCACCTCGGGCCTGTCCTCCAAGGACTCGGAAAAAATCGTGGAGCTGCTGGCCAACATCACCTTGCGCGGCAAGATCGTGGTCTGCGTCATCCACCAACCCAGCTCCAGAATTTACAAAAATTTCAACAAAGTGGTCCTGCTTGATCACGGCGGAAAACTGGCCTACTACGGAACCACCTACGCGGCTCTCGAATACTTCAAACGCCACATGGAGCGCGACGCCCGCAAAGGGCGCATTGTGGTGGAATGTCCGCGCTGCAAGACCGTGCAACCCGGCATCCTGCTGGACAGTCTGGAGGAATCCCTCCGCGATATCGACGGTTCCGTGCTGGGCAAACGCAAATACTCCCCGGACTACTGGAAACAGGAATACGAAAGCACGGCCATTGATGCCTGGCTCTCCAGCATCCAATTGCCCAGTTCCGACATCCTGCCGCCCAAGCCCGCCATCGGCCTGCGCGAACGGCTGGTCCAATTCCAGACCCTGCTCTCCCGAAACTACCGCAGCAAGGTGCGCGACCGCTCCAACCTTTTGATTACCTTTCTGGAGGCGCCTCTCCTGGGCGCGGGCGTGGGCTTCATCCTGCGCTATACACCGGCCGGGGACTACTCCCTGTATACCAACGACCTTTTCGGCATCTTCCTGTTCGTGGCCGTCATCGTGACCCTGTTCCTGTCCATGACCAACTCCGTGGACGAAATCATCGGGGACAGCTCGCTGTTCATGCGCGAACGCATGCTGGACATGACCAGCCGCACCTATCTGGGTGCCAAGCTGCTCGTGCTGCTGCCCTTTGCCGTGGTGCAAAACGCACTCTTCGTGGCCCTCGGATTCTACATACTGGAAGTGCACGAACTCACTCTGGCCTACATCCTCTACCTCTCGCTGCTTTCCTATGCCGGACTCTCGGCCGGGCTGTTCATCTCCTCCCTGCCCCGGCTCTCCTCCCGGGCCGCGCAAAACATCGTGCCGCTCATGCTCGTGCCTCAAATCATCCTGGGCGGGGCGCTTATCGAATACGAAAAAATGAATAAAAGCCTGACCATTGTGGAAAACAGCCCCATTCCGGAAATCTGCCAGCTCATGCCCTCGCGCTGGGCCTACGAAGGATTGATGGTCCTCCAGGAAAACAACAACAGCTACCATGCCCGGCACCAAGAACTTTCCGATCAGCTGCGTGAACTTAAAATCAACCTGCGCAACGCCGAAGGCACCCCGGAGCAAGCCGTTCTGGAACCCCGGAAAGATCGGCTGGAAGACGCTCTGGAATCCTTCCGCGCCAGCCATAAATACCGCTACGGGAACAAAAACATTCACGACGCCGTGACCCTGGGGGAAAAACGCTTCGAGGAAATCGTCCGCGAACACATGGACATGGATCCGCAACGGGCCGAAACAGGTGTGGAAGGCGCCATGCGCGACTGGAATCTGCCGTATCCCATGTTCGTACCCTGGAAAATACTCCCCCTGGTGAACGTCAAAGGAAGCACCACACTCTACAACGCCCTGGTTCTGCTGGCCATGGGACTGATCATGAACGTGCTGACCCTGGCCGCGCTCAACTGGCGGGAACAAATGCTGCGCATGGGACGGCGAGCCAAATCCGTGGCGAAAAAAGTACGACCGCAACAGCTTAAATTATAA